Proteins encoded together in one Schumannella luteola window:
- a CDS encoding ABC transporter ATP-binding protein — MALLRLEQVTRMVELPDAEPLHILRGIDLEVEVGDHVSIVGRSGSGKSTLLNLLGLLDEPSSGRLVFDEIPLERMRSGQRDRRRGRDVGFIFQQFNLLAGRTAIENVMTPLLYAPPQQFWRRRRLAADMLDRVGLGSRLDALPTQLSGGEQQRVAIARALVRGPRLILADEPTGALDVETGERVMALLDQVAEDSGAALITITHDRNVASLARRHYRLDQGVLTPSTAEPREPVLAGAAAPVAARPAAAPLGAAPTAATPAAPIPNPTTAETL, encoded by the coding sequence GTGGCTCTTCTGCGACTGGAGCAGGTGACCCGCATGGTCGAGCTGCCGGATGCCGAGCCGCTGCACATCCTGCGCGGCATCGACCTCGAGGTCGAGGTGGGCGACCACGTCAGCATCGTCGGCCGCTCAGGAAGCGGCAAGTCGACGCTGCTCAACCTGCTCGGCCTGCTCGACGAGCCGAGCTCGGGCCGCCTCGTGTTCGACGAGATCCCGCTCGAGCGGATGCGCTCCGGCCAGCGCGACCGCCGCCGCGGCCGGGATGTCGGATTCATCTTCCAGCAGTTCAACCTGCTGGCCGGCCGCACGGCGATCGAGAACGTGATGACCCCGCTGCTCTACGCGCCGCCGCAGCAGTTCTGGCGCCGACGTCGGCTCGCAGCCGACATGCTCGACCGCGTCGGACTCGGCTCGCGGCTGGACGCGCTGCCGACGCAGCTGTCGGGCGGCGAGCAGCAGCGCGTCGCGATCGCCCGCGCCCTGGTGCGCGGACCGCGGCTGATCCTCGCCGACGAGCCGACCGGCGCCCTCGACGTCGAGACCGGCGAGCGCGTCATGGCGCTGCTCGACCAGGTCGCCGAGGACTCGGGGGCCGCGCTGATCACGATCACCCACGATCGCAACGTCGCCTCACTCGCCCGTCGTCACTACCGCCTCGACCAGGGCGTGCTGACGCCCTCGACCGCGGAGCCGCGGGAGCCGGTGCTCGCGGGCGCCGCGGCTCCGGTCGCCGCGCGCCCCGCAGCCGCGCCACTGGGCGCCGCGCCCACAGCTGCGACGCCGGCGGCGCCGATCCCGAACCCGACCACGGCGGAGACCCTCTGA
- a CDS encoding endonuclease domain-containing protein, translated as MDRIRREIAQRGGLISTAELLGLGVTRVRIRQLVLDRGLTHVRKGWYADPAMPGPLMAAARVGGRLTCLSAAAHRRLWIPEAPSVVHVGVSNSAAQLRSPHDAMRRLASGEAVVHWSADATLRQGTGSRLLAGRVQMLVDIARCQTPEVALVVVESALANRVLRQHELSAVTRQLPDHLRALLSTATPLAGSGTETLFVRRASRLGIRIRQQVWIGPDRVDAVLGDRLVVEIDSREFHDRERDADRDARLIAAGYRILRFTYRQVMHDWPSVEAALRAALARGDHRI; from the coding sequence GTGGACCGGATCCGGCGTGAGATCGCACAGCGAGGCGGCCTGATCTCCACGGCGGAGCTGCTGGGACTCGGAGTGACTCGCGTGCGCATCCGTCAGCTCGTGCTCGATCGCGGCCTGACCCATGTGCGAAAAGGCTGGTACGCCGATCCGGCCATGCCGGGACCGCTGATGGCGGCCGCGCGCGTCGGTGGCCGCCTGACCTGCCTTTCGGCGGCCGCGCACCGGCGGCTCTGGATTCCCGAGGCGCCGTCCGTCGTGCACGTCGGAGTCTCGAACAGCGCGGCGCAGCTTCGATCTCCGCACGACGCCATGCGACGCCTCGCATCGGGTGAGGCGGTCGTCCACTGGTCCGCTGACGCCACATTGCGGCAGGGAACCGGAAGCCGCCTCCTGGCGGGGCGAGTCCAGATGCTCGTCGACATCGCGCGGTGTCAGACGCCGGAGGTCGCGCTGGTCGTCGTCGAGTCGGCCCTCGCGAACAGGGTGCTGCGTCAGCACGAGCTGAGTGCGGTCACCCGACAGCTGCCTGACCATCTTCGAGCTCTGCTCTCGACAGCGACGCCGCTGGCCGGCAGCGGCACCGAGACGCTCTTCGTCCGCAGGGCGTCGCGGCTCGGGATCCGCATCCGTCAGCAGGTCTGGATCGGTCCCGATCGAGTGGATGCCGTGCTCGGCGATCGGCTCGTCGTCGAGATCGACAGCCGCGAGTTCCACGATCGGGAGCGCGACGCCGATCGAGACGCTCGACTCATCGCGGCGGGCTATCGCATCCTGCGCTTCACCTACCGGCAGGTCATGCATGACTGGCCTTCGGTCGAGGCCGCACTCCGAGCTGCACTCGCCCGCGGAGATCACCGCATCTGA
- the dapA gene encoding 4-hydroxy-tetrahydrodipicolinate synthase — translation MSTSENPFGQVLVALVTPFTADGEVDWNDVEKHIDRCIQDGADGIVVTGTTGETSTLTDPEKLKLVEVAKSVSAGRAKIITGGGSNETAHAIELYKASEKAGADGIMIVTPYYNKPTQAGILTHFRMVADSTDLPVILYDIPGRTGVPIAYETILRIAKHPNVRAIKDAKGDFSQVSRVLNQTDLLYFSGDDANVLPHLSIGATGLIGVTANVASAPYRTIIDAVNASDLATATAAHQALEPLVRAIMTHVPGTVAAKYVLHGLGRISSPRVRLPLVGPEEWEAAQIEDELALVGAIDGVDFKNFRPDRNAAAGGALPKVAGTTR, via the coding sequence GTGTCGACTTCTGAGAACCCGTTCGGTCAGGTCCTCGTCGCGCTGGTGACCCCGTTCACCGCCGACGGCGAAGTGGACTGGAACGACGTCGAGAAGCACATCGACCGCTGCATCCAGGACGGCGCCGACGGCATCGTCGTCACCGGCACGACCGGCGAGACCAGCACGCTCACCGACCCCGAGAAGCTGAAGCTCGTCGAGGTCGCGAAGAGCGTCAGCGCCGGCCGCGCCAAGATCATCACCGGCGGCGGCTCGAACGAGACGGCCCACGCGATCGAGCTCTACAAGGCCAGCGAGAAGGCCGGCGCCGACGGCATCATGATCGTCACGCCGTACTACAACAAGCCGACCCAGGCCGGCATCCTCACGCATTTCCGCATGGTCGCCGACTCGACCGACCTGCCGGTCATCCTCTACGACATCCCCGGCCGCACCGGCGTGCCGATCGCCTACGAGACAATCCTGCGCATCGCCAAGCACCCCAACGTGCGGGCGATCAAGGATGCGAAGGGCGACTTCAGCCAGGTCAGCCGCGTGCTGAACCAGACCGACCTGCTCTACTTCTCGGGCGACGACGCCAACGTGCTGCCGCACCTGTCGATCGGCGCGACCGGCCTCATCGGCGTCACCGCGAACGTGGCCTCGGCGCCGTACCGCACGATCATCGACGCGGTGAACGCGAGCGACCTCGCCACCGCGACCGCCGCGCACCAGGCTCTCGAGCCGCTCGTGCGCGCGATCATGACCCACGTGCCCGGCACCGTCGCGGCGAAGTACGTGCTGCACGGCCTCGGCCGCATCTCCAGCCCCCGCGTGCGCCTGCCGCTGGTCGGGCCGGAGGAGTGGGAGGCCGCTCAGATCGAGGACGAGCTCGCCCTCGTCGGCGCCATCGACGGCGTCGACTTCAAGAACTTCCGGCCCGACCGCAACGCCGCCGCCGGCGGCGCGCTGCCCAAGGTCGCCGGCACGACGCGCTAG
- a CDS encoding ribonuclease J, with translation MPAIDIYQPAPLEPGTLRVIPIGGLGEIGRNMTAYEFDGKILIVDCGVLFPEEHQPGVDLILPDFAPIRDRLDDIVAVVLTHGHEDHIGAVPYLLRLRADIPLIGSNLTLALVEAKLKEHRIKPYTHIVHEGQIEKLGPFETEFVAVNHSIPDALAVAIRTPAGLVLHTGDFKMDQLPLDERITDLRAFARLGEEGVDLFLPDSTNADVPGFTPLERDIGPVLENVIAKARRRVIVASFSSHVHRVQQVLDAAVNNGRKVALIGRSMIRNMGIASDLGYLRVPDGVLIDAKKAMKLPDDQVVYMSTGSQGEPMAVLARMANLDHQIEVGEGDTVILASSLIPGNENAVYRVINGLTKLGAKVVHKGNAKVHVSGHAAAGELLYCYNILQPRNVLPVHGEARHLTASAALAVETGVPELNTFVGENGIVLDLKDGLANIVGQLDLGYVYVDGSTVGEITDADLKDRRILAEEGFISIFVAVDKQTGRVIVGPEIQSRGFAEDEAVFDDVKPKIVAALSEAAQNGTRDQHGFAQVVRRTVGRWVNTQHRRRPMIVPVVIEA, from the coding sequence ATGCCCGCCATCGACATCTATCAGCCCGCTCCGCTCGAACCGGGCACCCTGCGCGTCATCCCGATCGGCGGTCTCGGCGAGATCGGCCGCAACATGACGGCCTACGAGTTCGACGGCAAGATCCTCATCGTCGACTGCGGCGTGCTCTTCCCCGAAGAGCACCAGCCCGGGGTCGACCTGATCCTGCCCGACTTCGCGCCGATCCGTGACCGCCTCGACGACATCGTCGCGGTCGTGCTGACGCACGGCCACGAAGACCACATCGGCGCGGTGCCGTACCTGCTGCGTCTGCGCGCCGACATCCCCCTGATCGGCTCGAACCTGACTCTCGCGCTCGTCGAGGCGAAGCTCAAAGAGCACCGCATCAAGCCCTACACGCACATCGTGCACGAGGGCCAGATCGAGAAGCTCGGGCCCTTCGAGACCGAGTTCGTCGCCGTCAACCACTCGATCCCCGACGCGCTCGCGGTCGCGATCCGCACCCCCGCCGGCCTCGTGCTGCACACGGGCGACTTCAAGATGGATCAGCTGCCGCTCGACGAGCGCATCACCGATCTGCGCGCCTTCGCGCGGCTCGGCGAGGAGGGCGTCGACCTCTTCCTGCCCGACTCGACGAACGCCGACGTGCCCGGCTTCACGCCGCTCGAGCGCGACATCGGCCCGGTGCTCGAGAACGTCATCGCGAAGGCCAGGCGCCGCGTGATCGTCGCGAGCTTCTCGAGCCACGTGCACCGCGTGCAGCAGGTTCTGGATGCGGCGGTGAACAACGGCCGCAAGGTCGCGCTGATCGGCCGCTCGATGATCCGCAACATGGGGATCGCCTCGGACCTCGGCTACCTGCGCGTGCCGGATGGCGTGCTCATCGACGCCAAGAAGGCGATGAAGCTGCCCGACGACCAGGTCGTCTACATGAGCACGGGTTCGCAGGGCGAGCCGATGGCCGTGCTCGCGCGCATGGCGAACCTCGACCACCAGATCGAGGTCGGCGAGGGCGACACGGTGATCCTGGCCTCGAGTCTGATCCCCGGCAACGAGAACGCCGTCTACCGCGTGATCAACGGGCTCACGAAGCTCGGCGCGAAGGTCGTGCACAAGGGCAACGCCAAGGTGCACGTCTCGGGTCACGCCGCCGCGGGTGAGCTGCTCTACTGCTACAACATCCTGCAGCCGCGCAACGTGCTGCCGGTGCACGGCGAGGCCCGCCACCTGACGGCGTCGGCCGCGCTCGCGGTCGAGACCGGCGTGCCCGAGCTGAACACCTTCGTCGGCGAGAACGGCATCGTGCTCGACCTCAAGGACGGCCTGGCGAACATCGTCGGCCAGCTCGATCTCGGCTACGTCTACGTCGACGGCTCGACCGTCGGCGAGATCACCGACGCTGACCTCAAGGACCGCCGCATCCTCGCCGAGGAGGGCTTCATCTCGATCTTCGTCGCGGTCGACAAGCAGACCGGTCGCGTCATCGTCGGGCCGGAGATCCAGTCGCGCGGCTTCGCCGAGGACGAGGCCGTGTTCGACGACGTCAAGCCGAAGATCGTGGCCGCGCTGAGCGAGGCCGCCCAGAACGGCACCCGCGACCAGCACGGCTTCGCGCAGGTCGTGCGCCGCACGGTCGGCCGCTGGGTCAACACCCAGCACCGTCGCCGGCCGATGATCGTGCCGGTCGTCATCGAGGCCTGA
- a CDS encoding ABC transporter permease: MRFLTAIAAALVEAWGELRVSRLRVMLSLIGVAVAVAALTAVTALGAVAEQSQREQQERYSGRPALLSFQPTDTTGMKKPDPALVTSAFDAAAQRYDIEWTSRVISDYVPVSLPTGAVDINLMGIDPDYVTMHRLSVREGRWFTEADSERFAPAVVISRDLWTVLGQPDLRTHPNFPLDGLSPTTAVVVGVTGETCQGNCLSMTMLYDDYARVGLTHPEQGNEGWIVTPSYEAWVPPSVADELQTRIAATMSSALGEGWQVNPSRNDYAAQLGGEDPFLVVKLVVGGIAGLVLLLGALGLVNISLVTVKYRVREIGIRRSFGATAGRVFFGVMMESVVATMVAGLIGVALAVALLKNPWVAGFISSDVQDVPPFPISAAIIGLVSATVVGALAGLVPALVAVRVKPIDAIRL, encoded by the coding sequence ATGCGCTTCCTCACCGCCATCGCCGCCGCACTCGTCGAGGCCTGGGGCGAGCTGCGCGTCAGCCGTCTGCGCGTGATGCTCAGCCTGATCGGCGTCGCCGTCGCGGTCGCCGCGCTCACCGCCGTCACCGCCCTCGGCGCCGTCGCCGAGCAGTCACAGCGCGAGCAGCAGGAGCGCTACAGCGGCCGCCCTGCGCTGCTGTCGTTCCAGCCGACCGACACGACGGGGATGAAGAAGCCCGATCCCGCGCTCGTGACCTCGGCCTTCGATGCCGCCGCGCAGCGCTACGACATCGAGTGGACGAGCCGGGTGATCTCCGACTACGTGCCCGTCTCGCTGCCGACCGGCGCCGTCGACATCAACCTGATGGGCATCGACCCCGACTACGTCACCATGCACCGGCTGTCGGTGCGCGAAGGACGGTGGTTCACCGAGGCCGACTCCGAGCGCTTCGCCCCGGCTGTCGTCATCAGCCGCGACCTCTGGACCGTGCTCGGGCAGCCCGACCTGCGCACGCATCCGAACTTCCCGCTCGACGGGCTCTCGCCGACGACGGCGGTCGTGGTCGGCGTCACGGGCGAGACCTGTCAGGGCAACTGCCTGTCGATGACCATGCTCTACGACGACTACGCGCGCGTCGGCCTCACTCACCCCGAGCAGGGCAACGAGGGATGGATCGTGACGCCGAGCTACGAGGCCTGGGTGCCGCCGTCGGTCGCCGACGAACTGCAGACGCGCATCGCCGCGACCATGTCGTCCGCGCTCGGCGAGGGCTGGCAGGTCAACCCGTCGCGCAACGACTACGCCGCGCAGCTCGGCGGCGAGGACCCCTTCCTCGTCGTGAAGCTCGTCGTCGGCGGCATCGCCGGACTCGTCCTGCTGCTCGGCGCGCTCGGGCTCGTCAACATCTCCCTCGTCACGGTGAAGTACCGCGTGCGAGAGATCGGCATCCGCCGCAGCTTCGGCGCGACCGCCGGACGGGTGTTCTTCGGGGTGATGATGGAGAGTGTCGTGGCGACCATGGTCGCCGGCCTCATCGGGGTCGCGCTCGCCGTCGCGCTGCTGAAGAACCCGTGGGTCGCGGGCTTCATCAGCTCCGACGTGCAGGACGTGCCGCCGTTCCCGATCTCGGCCGCGATCATCGGACTGGTGTCGGCCACGGTGGTCGGCGCGCTCGCCGGACTCGTGCCCGCGCTCGTCGCGGTGCGGGTCAAGCCGATCGACGCGATCCGCCTGTGA